A single window of Channa argus isolate prfri chromosome 12, Channa argus male v1.0, whole genome shotgun sequence DNA harbors:
- the LOC137137920 gene encoding Fc receptor-like protein 5 isoform X2 — MDETPQLLLFVISLLCYIKIQAHLTVSPSRSQLLEGDAFSLTCKEDGWTVRRNTTSQQMSQCGVDWGRRAGSSCTISLTVPWDSGVYWCESREGSTSNSITITVTGGAVILQSPVLPVIEGHDVSLSCQTKRPPSNHSADFYKDGSLIRTEPTGHMTIHHVTKSDEGLYKCHISSHGESPPSWIYVTEKPPTTLPSTAINAAMSTLLPLPSITTFSPASTSLQLVFTLVRHLLVFCPYFISTLLVVSLYRNRHTGNHLFNSMVMTLPTQAKEELDGDYDDVITAVTTEDHL; from the exons CTCACTTGACTGTAAGTCCCAGCAGGTCACAGCTGTTGGAAGGAGATGCATTCTCCCTGACCTGTAAGGAGGACGGATGGACtgtgaggaggaacacaaccaGCCAACAGATGTCTCAGTGTGGAGTTGACTGGGGAAGACGAGCTGGTTCTTCCTGTACCATCAGTCTAACAGTCCCatgggacagtggagtttactggtgtgagtccagagagggatcaaccagtaacagcatcaccatcactgtcactg gtggagcagtgatcctgcagagtcctgtcctccctgtgatagagggacatgatgtctctctgagctgtcaaacaaagaggcctccctccaatcattcagctgatttctataaagatggctccctcatcaggactgagcctacaggtcacatgaccatccaccatgttaccaagtctgatgaaggcctctacaagtgtcacatcagcagtcatggagagtctccacccagctggatctacgtcacag AAAAACCTCCAACCACTCTTCCATCTACCGCAATAAACGCAGCCATGTCCACGTTATTACCCCTGCCATCAATTACAACCTTTTCCCCTGCCTCCACCTCCCTCCAGCTTGTATTTACACTGGTCCGTCACCTACTGGTGTTCTGTCCATACTTTATCTCCACTCTCCTTGTAGTATCTTTATATCGAAACAGACATACAG GAAATCACCTGTTCAACTCCATGGTGATGACCTTGCCTACCCAGGCTAAGGAGGAATTGGATGGTGACTACGATGATGTGATCACTGCTGTCACCACAGAGGATCACCTGTGA